The Pangasianodon hypophthalmus isolate fPanHyp1 chromosome 2, fPanHyp1.pri, whole genome shotgun sequence genome window below encodes:
- the fancd2 gene encoding Fanconi anemia group D2 protein isoform X1, producing the protein MMRKKKRSSSVSVDEDPASRDVPKSKKSKSTGRPAKSLSASVPDSVFGHMLQESGVILRQGNMANEIAVDQVVFQKRLQQRLRKNPRYPNIIQEFISGLESHIEDPERFRNCLLPCVPRCAGEGDTSSSSFQESLMRMLLGVEMLQTLVINTLFEKLPEFMFEGVGEDGLNIPHLIINQLKWLDRVVDCKDLGSKLMQLVSVAPVEIQRDIITSLPEILEDSQHGDMARELNALLQQNTQLTAPILDALSSLNLSSELLSEVRGAVMATVAAVQLEDLPVVVKFILHSISASDANEVVCDLRRKLELEQCVLSSVLQASQSREKSKKERGSSSVPACSSKDSVALVLEVIKSAVRFQKTISEAWLKAIESVTEPEDHKVVDVLVLLILHSTNANQSRRGAERVLKAKVRGGLIHEALLNKTFRDYAQVMRGYFPSILSLAQGLLRSTDCCVVPFGGHIYKQAFTAFDSYCQQEVVGSLVTHVCSGVSGEVDVALELLCELVSQKPTEMAQYAVFVKGILDYMDNLSFQQIRRLFHVLSCLAFGQDQHGSHIQDDMHIVIRKQLSSTVPKYKRIGIIGAVMMVGSMAARRDRPEGSQGGTLPKDTHRQVVALLELVRSCSEGSAEAAALYYDELANLLHNHRLDPLVQTWIGKGVLEDFQEDFVVDLGPEIPGSFPFTASAMYNLDEDESQGGIAINLLPLMAKDLLHKADSSRDGRHVSPLCLSSFFRLLRLCEEEEHQGDLEEIDALLGCPLILTDMEVVEKVESLSKAEREFLCSLLFYTINWFREVVNAFCKLKDPEMKMKVITRLQNITYLQTLLETCLAASPGFIPPLANFDCESAEVLAPATSVGPAKKAKKGKKSKASASKNSSADGSLLEEAAEADETQAQDHPEKEVKAGVSLSSYWPYFRELDMEVLNVLQCGLLSRSVLDTELHSKVREEVQLGPAELVFLLEDMWRKLDFSLAAAPAKKAPFLKVKADRSVGFSHLQQKSSKDVASCCVELLATLCTHLENCHNHFQTLLNENQGVVDALGVDTNVQQLMCSAYQRLLQVLHTAFSWSGFSQLEQRPLLKSALSVLASRLKEKDADQTLEQLIKHSFEYLLNFRSTVPSLSTALILTQLLIVLSQYGRSSQSFYREHTASLAKHFLCQEWVTGSGGRERGNKHNDALQSLLSIYLGHADDVLKAVEEITEDGISELINAAKDASSRSWRTLNRQTFLVYFKVMMAELEKCVRKIPPGKQTDSREVQSEKLLVWNLAVRDFHILINMVKVFDSRAVLSVCLKYGRLFLECFLKLGMPLLDYSFKKHKEDVQSLLKTFQLSTRQLHHMCGHSKIRQDTALTNHVPALKKHLEQFVYRVKAMLTLNQCQEAFWLGNLKNRDLKGEEILSQRSQESDDEDEESSQLQEGNEDEESDAEVKENGHQDAEEVEEEDSDVSD; encoded by the exons ATGATGCGCAAAAAGAAAAGATCATCATCTGTTTCAGTTGATGAAGATCCAGCCTCACGGGATGTGCCCA AATCGAAGAAAAGCAAGTCAACTGGACGGCCAGCCAAATCCCTTTCTGCTAGCGTTCCTGATTCTGTATTTGGTCACATGCTTCAGGAATCAGGTGTCATCTTGAGGCAAGGCAACATGGCCAACGAAATCG CCGTGGATCAAGTTGTGTTTCAGAAGAGACTACAGCAGCGTTTGAGAAAGAATCCCAGATATCCCAAT ATCATTCAGGAGTTTATATCTGGCTTGGAATCACACATTGAAGACCCTGAGAGATTTAGGAACTGCCTGCTTCCATGTGTGCCACGTTGTGCAGGCGAGGGAGACACCAG TTCAAGCTCGTTTCAGGAGAGCCTGATGCGGATGCTTCTGGGTGTTGAGATGCTACAG ACCCTGGTCATAAACACTTTGTTTGAGAAGCTTCCCGAGTTCATGTTTGAGGG TGTTGGAGAGGATGGTCTGAATATTCCACACCTCATCATTAATCAGCTGAAGTGGCTTGATCGAGTTGTGGATTGCAAG GATTTGGGCAGTAAGCTGATGCAGCTCGTGTCTGTAGCTCCTGTCGAGATCCAGCGTGACATCATCACCAGTTTACCTGAAATACTGGAGGACTCGCAGCATGGAGACATGGCCAGGGAGCTCAA TGCCTTACTCCAGCAGAACACCCAGCTGACTGCACCCATCCTGGATGCTCTGTCCAGCCTCAACCTCAGCTCCGAATTACTGTCTGAG GTCCGTGGTGCTGTTATGGCGACAGTCGCCGCAGTGCAGCTGGAGGATCTCCCTGTTGTAGTGAAGTTCATCTTACACTCCATCTCTGCTTCTGACGCTAATGAG gtggtgtgtGATTTACGCAGGAAGCTGGAgttggagcagtgtgtgttgtcatCAGTGCTACAGGCCTCTCAGAGCCGTGAAAAGAGCAAAAAGGAAAGAGG GTCCTCCAGTGTCCCAGCATGCAGCAGTAAGGACAGCGTGGCTCTGGTCCTGGAGGTCATTAAGTCGGCTGTACGTTTTCAGAAGACCATCTCTGAGGCCTGGCTCAAG GCTATAGAGAGTGTCACTGAGCCAGAAGATCACAAG gtGGTTGATGTGTTGGTTTTGCTTATTCTTCACTCCACTAACGCTAACCAGAGTAGACGTGGGGCGGAGAGAGTGCTGAAGGCTAAAGTGCGCGGCGGCCTTATTCATGAAGCACTACTGAATAAGACGTTTAGGGACTACGCTCAG GTGATGCGTGGGTATTTTCCCAGCATTCTTTCCTTGGCACAGGGACTGCTGCGTTCTACAGACTGCTGTGTAGTGCCATTTGGAGGACACATTTACAAACAAGCCTTCACTGCCTTTGACTCCTACTGCCAACAG GAAGTGGTGGGCTCCCTGGTCACACACGTGTGCAGTGGCGTGAGTGGAGAGGTGGACGTGGCACTGGAGCTGCTGTGTGAGTTGGTATCCCAGAAGCCCACAGAGATGGCACAGTACGCTGTCTTTGTTAAG GGAATTCTGGACTACATGGACAACTTGAGTTTTCAGCAGATCCGCCGTCTTTTCCATGTGCTCAGCTGTTTGGCATTTGGACAGGACCAACATGGCAGCCATATTCAG GACGACATGCACATAGTGATCCGAAAGCAGTTGTCCAGTACGGTGCCTAAATACAAACGCATTGGCATCATTGGTGCCGTTATGATGGTGGGGAGTATGGCAGCACGAAG AGACAGACCTGAAGGCTCTCAGGGAGGTACACTGCCCAAAGACACACATCGACAG GTGGTGGCACTTCTGGAGTTGGTGCGGTCGTGCAGTGAAGGCTCGGCCGAGGCCGCTGCGCTGTACTATGATGAACTGGCCAACCTGTTGCACAACCACAGACTGGACCCGCTGGTGCAG ACATGGATTGGCAAGGGCGTGCTGGAGGATTTCCAGGAGGACTTTGTCGTGGACCTAGGACCTGAGATACCTGG CTCATTTCCATTCACTGCCTCAGCTATGTACAATCTGGATGAAGACGAGAGTCAGGGAGGAATTGCCATTAACCTGCTGCCTCTAATGGCTAAGGATCTGCTGCACAAAGCAGACAGCAGCAGGGACGGCAG GCATGTAtctcctctgtgtctgtcttcgTTCTTCAGACTGCTGAGGCtgtgtgaggaggaggagcacCAGGGTGATCTGGAGGAGATTGATGCTCTTCTAG GCTGTCCTCTGATCCTGACAGATATGGAGGTGGTAGAGAAGGTTGAGAGTCTGTCTAAGGCAGAGCGAGAGTTCCTCTGCTCTCTACTCTTTTACACCATCAACTGGTTCAGAGAG gtAGTAAATGCATTTTGCAAGCTGAAAGACCCTGAGATGAAGATGAAAGTTATAACTCGTCTTCAGAACATCACTTACCTGCAGACACTGTTGGAGACATGCTTGGCAG CCAGCCCTGGATTCATTCCTCCTCTAGCTAACTTTGACTGTGAGAGTGCAGAAGTTTTGGCACCTGCTACATCTGTTGGTCCTGCCAAGAAAGCAAAGAAAG GGAAGAAGAGTAAAGCGTCGGCCAGTAAGAACTCTTCAGCAGACGGCTCGCTATTGGAGGAGGCTGCTGAAGCTGATGAAACTCAGGCACAG GACCACCCAGAGAAGGAGGTCAAAGCAGGGGTGAGTCTATCCTCATACTGGCCGTACTTCAGGGAGTTGGACATGGAGGTTCTGAACGTCTTGCAGTGTGGCCTGCTCTCCCGATCAGTGCTGGACACCGAGCTCCATAGCAAG gtgagagaggaggtacagctgGGTCCTGCTGAGTTGGTGTTTCTGCTGGAGGACATGTGGCGTAAACTGGATTTCAGTCTGGCTGCTGCTCCAGCCAAAAAAGCCCCATTTCTCAAA GTGAAGGCAGACAGGTCAGTGGGATTCTCTCACCTGCAGCAGAAAAGCTCCAAAGATGTTGCCAGCTGTTGTGTTGAACTGCTAGCAACGTTGTGCACACACCTGGAGAACTGTCACAACCATtttcag ACCCTCCTGAATGAAAACCAAGGAGTGGTGGATGCTCTAGGTGTGGATACGAATGTACAGCAGCTTATGTGCTCAGCTTATCAGCGCCTGTTGCAGGTCTTACACACAGCATTTAGCTG GTCTGGCTTCTCCCAGCTGGAACAGAGGCCGCTGTTAAAGAGTGCTCTCAGTGTGCTTGCCAGCCGACTGAAGGAGAAAGATGCAGACCAAACCCTGGAGCAGCTTAtaaa acACAGTTTTGAGTACCTGCTGAATTTCCGGAGCACTGTGCCCAGCTTAAGCACGGCTCTGATCCTGACGCAGCTGCTCATTGTGCTCAGTCAGTATGGAAGATCCAGCCAGAGCTTCTACAGGGAACACACCG CGTCCCTGGCTAAGCATTTCCTGTGTCAGGAGTGGGTGACAGGAAGTGGAGGGAGGGAACGTGGGAACAAACACAACGATGCACTCCAGAGTCTCCTCAG TATCTATCTAGGACACGCTGATGATGTGCTGAAAGCAGTGGAAGAGATAACAGAAGATGGGATTTCAGAGCTGATAAATGCTGCTAAAGATGCCAGCTCTCGCAGCTGGCGCACGCTCAACAG GCAGACTTTCTTGGTGTATTTTAAAGTTATGATGGCAGAGCTGGAGAAGTGTGTACGAAAGATACCTCCTgggaaacagacagacagcagagag GTTCAGAGTGAGAAACTTCTAGTGTGGAACTTGGCTGTCCGGGACTTTCATATTCTCATTAACATGGTCAAG GTTTTTGACAGCAGagcagtgctcagtgtgtgtttaaag TATGGCCGGCTTTTTCTCGAGTGCTTCCTTAAGCTTGGAATGCCTCTCCTTGACTACAGCTTTAAAAAACACAAG GAGGATGTTCAGAGTTTACTGAAGACCTTTCAGCTCAGCACCAGGCAGCTCCATCACATGTGTGGCCACTCAAAG ATCCGGCAGGACACAGCCCTAACCAACCATGTGCCAGCGCTGAAGAAGCACCTTGAGCAGTTTGTGTATCGTGTTAAGGCAATGCTCACTCTTAACCAATGCCAGGAGGCGTTCTGGCTGGGCAATCTGAAGAACAGGGATCTGAAG GGTGAAGAGATTCTCTCACAACGCTCACAAGAAAGTGATGACGAGGATGAAGAGTCTTCTCAGCTACAAGAGGGGAACGAGGACGAG GAAAGTGATGCTGAGGTGAAGGAAAATGGGCACCAGGATGCAGAGGAAGTGGAAGAGGAGGACTCAGATGTGTCAGACTGA
- the fancd2 gene encoding Fanconi anemia group D2 protein isoform X2 codes for MMRKKKRSSSVSVDEDPASRDVPKSKKSKSTGRPAKSLSASVPDSVFGHMLQESGVILRQGNMANEIAVDQVVFQKRLQQRLRKNPRYPNIIQEFISGLESHIEDPERFRNCLLPCVPRCAGEGDTSSSSFQESLMRMLLGVEMLQTLVINTLFEKLPEFMFEGVGEDGLNIPHLIINQLKWLDRVVDCKDLGSKLMQLVSVAPVEIQRDIITSLPEILEDSQHGDMARELK; via the exons ATGATGCGCAAAAAGAAAAGATCATCATCTGTTTCAGTTGATGAAGATCCAGCCTCACGGGATGTGCCCA AATCGAAGAAAAGCAAGTCAACTGGACGGCCAGCCAAATCCCTTTCTGCTAGCGTTCCTGATTCTGTATTTGGTCACATGCTTCAGGAATCAGGTGTCATCTTGAGGCAAGGCAACATGGCCAACGAAATCG CCGTGGATCAAGTTGTGTTTCAGAAGAGACTACAGCAGCGTTTGAGAAAGAATCCCAGATATCCCAAT ATCATTCAGGAGTTTATATCTGGCTTGGAATCACACATTGAAGACCCTGAGAGATTTAGGAACTGCCTGCTTCCATGTGTGCCACGTTGTGCAGGCGAGGGAGACACCAG TTCAAGCTCGTTTCAGGAGAGCCTGATGCGGATGCTTCTGGGTGTTGAGATGCTACAG ACCCTGGTCATAAACACTTTGTTTGAGAAGCTTCCCGAGTTCATGTTTGAGGG TGTTGGAGAGGATGGTCTGAATATTCCACACCTCATCATTAATCAGCTGAAGTGGCTTGATCGAGTTGTGGATTGCAAG GATTTGGGCAGTAAGCTGATGCAGCTCGTGTCTGTAGCTCCTGTCGAGATCCAGCGTGACATCATCACCAGTTTACCTGAAATACTGGAGGACTCGCAGCATGGAGACATGGCCAGGGAGCTCAAGTAA